The DNA sequence AATGTAATAGTGTTTCTCCTagataaagtcatgactgctgttccataaatatctggtttctcTGCTTTAGGGCGTCGTTGGGGGCGTGTTAATTGTGACGCCCAACAACATCATGTTCGACCCCCATAAGTCGGACCCCTTGGTGATTGAGAACGGCTGCGAGGAGTACGGCCTCATCTGCCCCATGGAGGAGGTGGTCTCCGTTGCGCTGTACGACGATGTGTCGCGCATGAAGCTCAAAGACGCTTTGCCATCGTAAGAGCTAACGCTCCACATTTTTGCTTTCTTCTAGCCATCAGTCCAGGCCTTCACTTTTACTAATTTCTTCATATCCTGAGTGCAGTTTAGCTTTCTGTTGTTCTTAAAGTGCCTCTGACATTAAattttttatgataaatccaattacatttatggaaaggaaacattgataaaataaaaagtaaattcatgcttctgaaatgaacagttgttgagatatgtggtcataaatttcactaaaaaggcatttccagactactctaTTCCACTACTCTAATTCGACCAGAGTCTATTTTTGACAGATGTCGGGGCACAGCTAGggtcaatatgcatgaatcataacgtaccaccaggaaacagaacaagCACAACAtcaggattttcaaaataattcactaaagacagactagatatcactatattaataaatacacaaatatatttatatatacacgtgtatatattagcagttgtttacaTCAGATGAATtggatcagttactgggttaactaaggtattataaaccgagcaattaaacgttaaatgcaccaaattaagcaGCAAAGATAGTTTCGCTGCATTCAGTGTATTCACCTAtggtagaacaaaacacatgaaaatatctggatgcataaaaatGAAGCCGTTTAACTTCtgcagaatgagttgttttggacttgctaccaCATTTATCTCTGGCTTTTACTGCGTGATCTGtgtatggttcttggagctcctccgAGCTTTGCAGCGGACCGGACCGGACCGGACCGGACCAGAGGAGAAAccgtgtaaatccagggttaccgtaaatacggcactgagtgaaacaaccggaggtgaacctcagcagcatggagcagcagcagcagacacaagagatgattcaagatctgaagacactacctggtgtcaTTTTTTCAACTTTATATTAGAATGTTTAGAGAagcaattatttaaatatatcgtaTGCGCGTGTAATTTGTCttatttgaataataataataatttcagatttttaagtattaacaataactgccgACATCTAAATATACTTTTGCAACAAAGAAGTGTTCTAACCTGCTGAGCTttgatccgtttagcaacagcaactgtcgggaaacgacagtgacacctggagaggcgtgatctggcctccccgatctgaatccaagtggtgttttgttattggacttctatgctagtcacggattgtccataatgaacaccatgttcaaacgtaagggtgtccatcagtgcacttggcaccaggacaccctaggcaggaggtcaatgattgactttgctgtcgtatcatcagaccttcggccgcatgttttggacactcgggtgaagagaggggctgagctgtccactgatcatcacctggtggtgagttggatcccctggaggaggagaaagccagacagacttggctggcccaagcgcatagtgagggtctgctgggagcgTCTGGCGGACCACTTGGCCAAGGATGTATTCTACTCTCACCTCCGGAagaactttgaccagattccaagggatgttggagacatagagtcggaatggaccatgttctccgcatctattgtcgatgctgctgcccgtagctgcggccgtaaggtctgtggtgcctgtcgcggcggcaatcccagaacccggtggtggacaccggcagtaagggatgctgtcaagctgaagaaggagtcctatcggctgtggttggcttgtggaactcctgaggcggctgacgggtaccgtggggccaagcgtgccgcggcccgggctgtggcagagggaaaaactcggacctgggaggagttcggtgaggccatggagaaggactaccggttggccccgaagcgattctggcaaaccgtccggcgcctcaggagggggaagccggtcctgttcataacttttatggacaggatttctaggtgcagccaagggccggagggggtctggtttggggaccagaggatttcgtctcttctttttgcagatgacatggtcctgctggctccatctagccaagacctacaacatgcactgttcgcagccgagtgtgaagcggctgggatgaagatcagctcctccaagtccgaggccatggttctcgaccggaaaagggtggcttgtcctcttcaggttggaggggagttcctgcctcaagtggaggagtttaagtatctcggggtcttgttcacgagtgagggaagaatggagcgggagatcgacagacggatcggtgcagctgccgcagtaatgggggcgctgtgctggtccgttgtggtgaagagagagctgagccgaaaagcgaagctctcaatttaccggtcggtctacgttcctaccctcacctattgccatgaactttgggtcatgaccgaaagaacgagatcccggatacaagcggctgaaatgagcttcctccgtagggtggccgagcactcccttagagatagggtgaggaactcggccatccaggaggggctcggagtagagccgctgctcctccacatcgagaggagccagttgaggtggctcgggcatctataccagatgcctcctggatgccttcctcgggaggtgttccaggcacgtcccaccaggaggaggcccagtggacggcccaggacacgatggagggactatgtctctcagctggcctgggaacgccttgggctccccccagaggagctggaggaggtgtctggagagagggacgtctgggtgtctctgctgagtctgctgcccccgcgacccggtcccggataaagcggaagacgacgagtacgagctacagcaacaacaaccttttctttggcgatcttttcccatcagatgtaCTGAACATCGAGGCAATAGCATCTGCTTTAacattctccttcgtctgtcAAATATCCCGACCTCTGAAATAACTTCTCTAataaattcagaggtttcttgttcgaagcagtttgccAAGAAGTCCTCcaatcacaactggctgtgctcggtgggaccagcccatctgtccctcgtCAGTTTTCAAGCTCTAATCccggcagctctgatcctctttgctTCAGTAAAATAGTGCAGACTTATGGCTGCTGTCgcagtattgctgccaccaccagcaatgcaccgtttgaccatattaatgctgtttttaacgcaacttggcttctaccagAACTGTTTATCAGTGATGCTCAAACATTGAATGACCAGATACTTTCCGGGTGACTTTGAACttgtaaaatttaacattgaaatatgtttattttgtgtcacaattgtcttttattgcGTCTTTAATCCTCATATCAcgtcaattactgcccaattccttcaatattaagatgttttctttcaatttctgcatttgtgggaagagtgtgtcacaggcactttaactGTTTGTTCTGACAATCTTTTAGTAAAGCTGCATTTCCCGCGATGAAATACATCCTCTCTTTATTTTGagcattttcatttgtttgttcatCTGTTGAGATTTTTGTCGCCTCACAtcacatttgtcattttaagtttggttcagtttttaatttaagttggtcatgttcttttttctttgtttctttctgtatttttttcttctccccaCCCCTTCcatcctctttcctgtctgtgtGATGTCCCGTGTCCTCACAGAGATCTACCCCAGGATCTGTGTCCTGTCTACAGGCCTGGCGAGTGGGAGCAGCTGCCATCGGAGCAGGAGCTGAACCCGTTCAGTCGGTACGAGGCTCTGGTTCCAAAACAACCAATAGTTTTGGATGACATTGAATCTACACTTTCCGAAAGTGGTAAGATGGCATCAAATGTGGATTTTTGCAAACCGTTTACCCCtatagtattattttaattatgctctctaattttctttcaacaaccAACTAAAAGACACTTGCATACAtatgtttttatgattttatacaggggttggacaatgaaactgaaacacctgtcattttagtgtgggaggtttcatggctaaattggaccagcctggtagccagtcttcattgattgcacattgcaccattaagagcagagtgtgaaggttcaattagcagggtaagagcacagttttgctcaaaatattgaaatgcacacaacattatgggtgacataccagagttcaaaagaggacaaattgttggtgcacgtcttcctggcgcatctgtgaccaagacagcaagtctttgtgatgtatcaagagccacggtatccagggtaatgtcagcataccaccaagaaggacgaaccacatccaacaggattaactgtggacgcaagaggaagctgtctgaaagggatgttcggttgctaacccggattgtatccaaaaaacataaaaccacggctgtccaaatcacggcagaattaaatgtgcacctcaactctcctgtttccaccagaactgtccgtcgggagctccacagggtcaatatacacggcgggactgctatagccaaacctttggtcactcatgccaatgtcaaacgtcggtttcaatggtgcaaggagcacaaatcttgggctgtggacaatgtgaaacatgtattgttctctgatgagtccacctttactgttttccccacatccgggagagttacggtgtggagaagccccaaagaagcgtaccacccagactgttgcatgcccagagtgaagcatgggggtggatcagtgatggtttgggctgccatatcatggcattcccttggtccaatacttgtgctagatgggcgcgacACTgccgaattgacgctgtattggccgcaaaaggaggccctacaccatactaataaattattgtggtctaaaaccaggtgtttcagtttcattgtccaacccatgtatGTGTTAATGACAAATCATAATGGCTTCCGTTTACTATTTAAAAATCGTACTTTATTATTGACAGATTTACAGCTGACTTTTAAACATCCTTCAGTTAAAACACTTACAGACATTTGGCGCAAATTTGCCTCAAATCCACAACACAGCCACTAATGATCACTAAATGATCACATTGCActttgctgccatctagtggtcagaGATATACCTAATAATGCCTTTTCTGGCTGACTTTGAAACTCAATACCTGAATCCAtgaacagtttttgtttattttagagtATGTTTGACAACAAAGAGACAAATTATATTTTCTATGTAATTGTTAATTTAATTCAGGCAGTAAGGGGTTACATTTCCTCAGATTATTAAAGTTTTAGTAGCAGCTTAGAGTCTTTCAGTACTAATGAGGGCGATCATTTTATTCCTGCAGAAGTCTTTTAATCCTTTCTCATTTTGAAGCCGCTCTGCATGCATGGCTCATTTTAAGACCATAACTCATAATTTCTTGTGTGTTTAGGTCAAAtgaaacctttttacatttgtcaTATTTTGAACTACGCTCTTTTTCTATTCAGTAAAAATGGTAtgttagttttgtgttttagtttttgacAAGCATTTTACCATTTCTCGTATGTGATGTCTGCTTTCTGCAGGTTTTTCTTAGTTAAGCTTTGGTTTTGATTTACTTTCTTAATAATACCaagatttttttctcattttagtgTTTGATGTCTACTTAACTAATAGTAACAACTAGATATTGGTGTTGATTTATTGACACTTGAGTTTAAATTGTTTGAAGTATTTTTTAGATAATAGTCTTCCATTGAAGATTTTAGACAGATCCATTCTTTAATTTGAGTGCATTCTTAAGTGTGTTTCAGAAAAGTCCCTACATTGacacatattttttgtttttaactttgtacAAGCCCCTTTTGCTAAGAGAACAGAGGTTGTCTTCTATAACATTTCAGGCTTGGCACATACAGAGTCAGGGATTATCTCTTTGAATCCgtggtgtccaaaccttttcCCACCCAGGCCAGTACCGACAAATTCAATGTACACGTGGGGTACACAACCTTTTAAATTCAACGTGAAATAAGTTTTTTTGCATGTAGAAAGGATTTGATCTTGCTATGGAGGCTTTATGAATAAATTATCTCAAATTAAAGAATGGATTTTTCTGTAGTcaaagatatatttattttaaggctgttTGCACATCTTAAACAGGGCTGTCTGTAGTTGTAGAGGGGTGTGTATTAACATATTCTTTACTCCCAGTGAGTATGGAGGGTGAGCAGACAGAGAAGTCTCCATCAGATGAGGGATTTACCGAGCTGGAGCCTACTGTCAACGGGAGCACTGAGGAGACAGAGGGGACCTCCTCAACAACACTCTGGAGAGACAATTATGAACATGAAGAAACAAGCTGTATAAGCCAGCAAGAGTCTCAATACTGTTCAATGCTCAGTCAAGCTAAAGGGAGTctggatgaagaggaggaaggtgTTGCTCAGAACAGCTCCATTGAGGAAGGAGAGTCAGTACAATCTGCCTTAGAGACTGAGAAACAGGGTAGCTTGCTGAATAAACCTATGAGCCTGCAGGTAATCGAAACCAAAGATGTAAACTCTGAAGGGCCCGAAGAGCTGCTAAATAGTCTAGATGGTAAAACACTCAGGAGGCTGAGTCTTCAGGAGTCTACAGACATTCAGGGGAGGTCAGGTCTGGGGAGACAAAACCCCGACAGACCAGCAGGTGGCGATGGAGTCACTGAGGAGgagagacaaaagaagaacCAGGAATCAGAGATGAGTTCCTGGCTGTTGAAGAGGATACAGGCTCCAATTGAAGGTACAAATTAATCTGAGTACATGGGTTATGGATGTGGTTAAGGTATTTCTACGTCAAAAATGTTACAACTGAAATTATGAAAAGTTAAAATGAGGTTGTGCCATTAAGaagtttaaatctttttttttttttttttttgctggacAGACATGCTTTTTTCATCGGAGGAGAAGAGCAAAAATCCACCCATGTTCCTGTGCTTCAAGGTTGGGAAGCCAATGAGGAAGTCCTTTGCCATCGGCATGACCTCCAGTCCCACCCCCCCCCTCAAGGGCCGGGAGACACAGCCAGAATACTGGTTTGctgttccacaggagaggtgagataacacacaaacacaccagaaATTACTacgttaaataaaaaaatatacctTTTTTTCTCCAGGATAATTGGTTAAAAgatgtagtgtgtgtgtgtgtttcagggtGAACGATCTGTACTCCTTTTTCGTCCAGTGGTCTCCTGATGTGTACGGGAAGGAAGCCCGTGAGCAGGGCTTTGTTTTGGTGGAGAAAGACGAGCTGGACATGATCGACAACTTCTTCAGTGACCCTGCGTCTTGCAGCTGGGAGGTAAGGAAATCATGCTCCCATCACCccattttgtggtttttttttacttttgtcttttttactgCTGCATCTTATAGATCATTACCATTGACGAGGCCAAGCGTAGGCAGAGTTTTAGCAGCTGTGACAGAGACTCCTCACTTGATGCCCTGCCTATGCTTATGGATACCAGTGATCTGCTACAAGACACACACATTGAGAAGGTAGTTGTATGTGACACGCAGCAGGTTTCCTACCTTACAGGTCAGGCCTCTCGctcaaaaacactttatttgaaGAGAAATTTAATTGCAATGCCTAGAAAAGTTTTTATAACCATTAAACCTCTTCACATTTTATGAGGTTATAACAACAAACGTCAGTGTATCTTATTAAAATTTTATGTGGTGGATCAACACAAAATgcagcataattgtgaagtttaaGGAAATGTGAATGATATACCCCCCTTCcccataaacacacaaacaaactgcAAGTGTCAGTCTTTGGGATATGTATCTACCATCTTTGAACATCCACAGATGGAAATGtctgtctttcttctttctaAATTACCTGAGTgcgattggatggagagcatctatcAACATCAGTTTGCAAGTCTTGCTTCAGATTATGAATTAGGTTTAGTTCTGAAATTTGACTGGGCCATGCTTTTACCATCCCACTGTAGCTCATGCTGTTGGTTTAGGGTTGTTATCCTGCTAGAAGGGTAACCTCTGCCCTAGTCTTAAAGACGCCgtattatacttccttttaaacatttgggataggtctaacaaaacatgttaattacatttttcacacaaaatcattctcagataatgagatttcacctcccCAGTTCTCCCTATTTTGAGCTCCTTTAGAATGAGgtgttttagggctctgtcacgtttatgcaaattagctgaATCTGCTGGCAGCCCCAACACTGGGTTGGGGCTGCCAGCAGATGCGCAACAGTACAGCCATACATCTTTGACCCTGAGTCAAACCCAGAAGAAGTGGAGCCTCCTGAACAACCATCAAAGATgctgcaagcagtttctgaacggtaacttcagtgtttataaatcaaaatgttattatttattaacatcTCAAATAGGGTTGCCACTCTTCCCGTAGCATACGAAATACCCGATATACATTTTTGTCACACCCGTTAAGATtatatcaaacaaaaaaaaaattaaaaaacacatgaGATACTAAAGTCAGCAAAGTTGTAGTGGGGGAACCTAAGCAGACAACATTACACACCCGCTCTGCTCTCAGTCGTCTGCGTTACACCTGATACCACATCAGGTGTAAATGCTCTTTTATAGGAAGTAATGTTATTGCTGTTGGTATTTACAGGCTGTTAGGCTTGTTAGCTATTGCTAAATGCTACATGACAGGCACGTTCAAGCCAAACGGCATTACGAAACTTATAAGACACAATAAGTACTTGCAtgtctgtcatctgcagatttgcaACAAACAGTAGggactgaatttttcttcagtctaaatctttctgcaaatcctgacaTTTGATTCACGCAAACTAGTACTGTCCTCAGCAATGTGACTGAAACATcgccctcaaaaataaaatgaagccacgAATCTCTGTTATCAGACAGCGAGAGAATGTGCCTGGACACGTGGGTCTTTTCTGCCAAGggcagaacatctgcctttgagggtagccATTGTAAAGCGCGTGTAAGAAGAAACCACCCAGCGAGATGTGATTCTCTACTGCAGAGTGGGTGGAGCTCCGCTTCAGTCGGTACTCAGGGCCAGGACTCAGATAATGGTGCTAGGTTCCAGGGTAAATGTGATGTCACAGCTTTTGAAAATGCgcgttttctaaaaaaaataaaacattcatttatagccaaaaaacagttaaatggttttttttttttttattttgtttggacGGTTATCGAAGCATtgagacccaaatggaagtagaaaaacaatcaaaaagtgaattttgcataatataTCCCCTTTTAGTCATGTGCAGCTTCCTGGGGTTGTCcttcaacttttagatgtgtccctggtccaacacacctgaataaaatggctgaattacttcCTCATTGTTCAGTCAAGTTCTCTGGAGTCCTGCTAATGAGCTAATTagttgattcaggtgtgctgtagcagagacacatcttaaagttgcaggacaccagcacTCAAGG is a window from the Girardinichthys multiradiatus isolate DD_20200921_A chromosome 15, DD_fGirMul_XY1, whole genome shotgun sequence genome containing:
- the LOC124882138 gene encoding nuclear receptor coactivator 7 isoform X2, with the protein product MEKRERKQGYFDRLKRRKQLKSSQPEKSPNEQSRAIISSSETNPNKKTDLQRVTSKPPSGLGDGCKRNKMERKQPPGTVEFIVGPDDSINSIALKFNITPNKLVQLNKLFARSVYPGQKLFVPDVSQSETDPKSPTPSDASFTNGVSAKPLHDCTQSCTSAKSIRWVFSPGSEDESPATVKFIKMSCKYFTDGMGVVGGVLIVTPNNIMFDPHKSDPLVIENGCEEYGLICPMEEVVSVALYDDVSRMKLKDALPSPGEWEQLPSEQELNPFSRYEALVPKQPIVLDDIESTLSESVSMEGEQTEKSPSDEGFTELEPTVNGSTEETEGTSSTTLWRDNYEHEETSCISQQESQYCSMLSQAKGSLDEEEEGVAQNSSIEEGESVQSALETEKQGSLLNKPMSLQVIETKDVNSEGPEELLNSLDGKTLRRLSLQESTDIQGRSGLGRQNPDRPAGGDGVTEEERQKKNQESEMSSWLLKRIQAPIEDMLFSSEEKSKNPPMFLCFKVGKPMRKSFAIGMTSSPTPPLKGRETQPEYWFAVPQERVNDLYSFFVQWSPDVYGKEAREQGFVLVEKDELDMIDNFFSDPASCSWEIITIDEAKRRQSFSSCDRDSSLDALPMLMDTSDLLQDTHIEKLSCRLPARVQGYLWRQAYSTVKHGTSLKTLYRNLADVDSPVLLVIKDMDHQIFGAFSTHPFRVSEHFYGTGETFLYSFCPEIKVYRWTGENSYFVKGNTDSLQMGGGGGHLGLWLDGELYRGTTTKCATFNNQPLSTQQDFNIHSLEVWTFE
- the LOC124882138 gene encoding nuclear receptor coactivator 7 isoform X1, whose translation is MEKRERKQGYFDRLKRRKQLKSSQPEKSPNEQSRAIISSSETNPNKKTDLQRVTSKPPSGLGDGCKRNKMERKQPPGTVEFIVGPDDSINSIALKFNITPNKLVQLNKLFARSVYPGQKLFVPDVSQSETDPKSPTPSDASFTNGVSAKPLHDCTQSCTSAKSIRWVFSPGSEDESPATVKFIKMSCKYFTDGMGVVGGVLIVTPNNIMFDPHKSDPLVIENGCEEYGLICPMEEVVSVALYDDVSRMKLKDALPSDLPQDLCPVYRPGEWEQLPSEQELNPFSRYEALVPKQPIVLDDIESTLSESVSMEGEQTEKSPSDEGFTELEPTVNGSTEETEGTSSTTLWRDNYEHEETSCISQQESQYCSMLSQAKGSLDEEEEGVAQNSSIEEGESVQSALETEKQGSLLNKPMSLQVIETKDVNSEGPEELLNSLDGKTLRRLSLQESTDIQGRSGLGRQNPDRPAGGDGVTEEERQKKNQESEMSSWLLKRIQAPIEDMLFSSEEKSKNPPMFLCFKVGKPMRKSFAIGMTSSPTPPLKGRETQPEYWFAVPQERVNDLYSFFVQWSPDVYGKEAREQGFVLVEKDELDMIDNFFSDPASCSWEIITIDEAKRRQSFSSCDRDSSLDALPMLMDTSDLLQDTHIEKLSCRLPARVQGYLWRQAYSTVKHGTSLKTLYRNLADVDSPVLLVIKDMDHQIFGAFSTHPFRVSEHFYGTGETFLYSFCPEIKVYRWTGENSYFVKGNTDSLQMGGGGGHLGLWLDGELYRGTTTKCATFNNQPLSTQQDFNIHSLEVWTFE